The following are encoded together in the Parabacteroides chongii genome:
- a CDS encoding RagB/SusD family nutrient uptake outer membrane protein: MNKLSYISLLVAGMMTVSSCSDILDTPPTTSPSESIFWQSKSDFDSALTGCYQGMQAKTLSYGMVVYDCLTDNGYGSSGSSYVYKTDLIQADNIDPSMQGFVPDLYKEAYEAITRMNIFLYQLKNYQGGDMSNVRNQYEGEIMFLRSYCYYLLYLCYGEVPYPTMPLDLTTQNMPKETLDNVYKNLIADLQTAIDKLDDKTYKGSGGHVTKGAAKALKARVLMFHAFGEDGKVANRDEVQEAYNLLDEIKGYSLADRYADNFTYDTQESSPEILFSIKFLAPNNYNNFDHIYGNYSGVRPVANLTNEYEEGDNRLGQIVAFDDKYQWPGGEVVSLNRSDLKKAMVKWLTPLMKDGDMWQASTRSEQDWVFLRWGELLLLKAEAANELGITGAADMVNQVRKRAGLDDLAANLTQDQMREAIRHERRVETPFELIRYYDMKRWKIMDKLNGLELDPLLAGHVTAWSKAHEYFPLPQSQIDFSNGVLIQNPNY; this comes from the coding sequence ATGAATAAACTATCATATATTTCACTATTGGTTGCCGGTATGATGACAGTGTCTTCCTGTTCTGATATTTTGGATACTCCTCCGACAACTTCTCCGTCAGAAAGTATTTTCTGGCAATCAAAATCTGATTTTGATTCGGCTTTGACCGGCTGTTATCAAGGTATGCAAGCTAAAACATTATCTTATGGAATGGTTGTTTATGATTGTTTGACAGACAATGGTTATGGTAGCTCCGGTTCCAGTTATGTATATAAAACGGACTTGATTCAGGCTGATAATATAGACCCGTCCATGCAGGGATTTGTTCCGGATCTTTATAAGGAAGCATATGAGGCTATTACTCGTATGAATATCTTTTTATATCAGTTGAAAAATTATCAAGGTGGGGACATGAGTAATGTTCGTAACCAATATGAAGGTGAAATTATGTTCCTGCGCTCTTATTGCTACTATCTGCTTTATCTGTGTTATGGTGAAGTTCCGTATCCAACGATGCCGTTGGATCTTACGACACAAAATATGCCGAAAGAAACGCTTGATAATGTATATAAGAATTTGATTGCCGATTTACAGACTGCGATTGATAAATTGGATGATAAAACTTATAAGGGATCCGGCGGACATGTAACAAAAGGTGCAGCAAAAGCACTGAAAGCTCGTGTACTTATGTTCCATGCTTTTGGAGAAGACGGAAAAGTGGCTAATCGTGATGAGGTTCAGGAAGCTTATAATTTGTTGGACGAAATCAAAGGGTACTCTTTGGCTGATCGTTATGCTGATAACTTCACTTATGATACACAAGAATCTAGTCCGGAAATCCTTTTCTCTATTAAGTTCTTGGCTCCGAATAACTATAATAATTTTGACCATATATATGGTAATTATTCCGGAGTTCGTCCGGTTGCAAACCTGACGAATGAGTATGAAGAAGGTGATAATCGTTTAGGACAGATCGTAGCTTTCGATGATAAGTACCAATGGCCGGGCGGTGAAGTTGTTTCTTTGAATAGAAGTGACTTAAAGAAAGCTATGGTGAAATGGTTGACCCCATTGATGAAAGATGGCGATATGTGGCAGGCTAGTACTCGTAGTGAACAAGATTGGGTTTTCTTGCGTTGGGGTGAATTGTTATTGTTGAAAGCTGAAGCAGCTAATGAACTGGGTATTACTGGTGCCGCCGATATGGTAAATCAGGTACGTAAGCGTGCCGGATTAGACGATTTGGCAGCTAATCTGACTCAGGATCAGATGCGTGAGGCCATCCGACATGAACGTCGCGTTGAGACACCATTTGAGTTGATTCGTTATTATGATATGAAACGTTGGAAGATCATGGATAAGCTGAATGGTCTTGAACTCGATCCGTTATTGGCCGGACATGTAACGGCTTGGTCGAAAGCCCACGAATATTTCCCGTTGCCACAGAGTCAGATCGACTTCTCTAACGGAGTCTTGATCCAGAATCCGAACTATTAA
- a CDS encoding SusC/RagA family TonB-linked outer membrane protein, whose amino-acid sequence MKKRIKKVTVSFWRLLLLMVAFNSSLSLFAQTQSVSGIVLDEFGEPMIGVSVLVKGTTTGIITDVDGNFTVSAKNGDVLLVKYLGYKDQEIKITGNGRLKITLQEDTQNLDEVVVVGYGTQKKVNLTGAVAAVTGEEIAKRPVANTSTMLQGQMPGLRITSDKGQPGNENVQIRVRGQGTYSGTGSNPLILINGVEGDLASLDPNIIESVSVLKDAASASIYGSRAANGVILITTKNGSETKDRISVRYNGNFAVHNPTNLLDVIWDSPTYMKYFNMAKDNSGAPATDRYSDEMIANYTNPSDPTKYPSFNWLDYMFDPAFVQQHNLSVAGTTGKTSYNASLSMVNQPGTMKGQKFKRYNATLDLTSQVNDWIRFGMYFTGSRSDRQETRQGDTDAYLSTISQAPTYMPWLPDDGTGVKRYTMKAFTFESNNKNMVAITETENFKNYINTDVNAQAWLEVSPIKGLSWYTKGAMRYKQQHTKDWGALPTPVYYYHDGVQNGTLNTNGTGLTSKMDNSSYYNLYTYLKYDWATPNQEHDFSVMAGYNLEYYKLDNLEGYRQNFDFPLHELNTGISSVQTNKGYSEEWGIMSAFFRANYAFKQRYLLEVNARYDGSSRISSDSRWGIFPSFSLGWRVSEEEWMKELNWEWLNSLKLRGSWGILGNQNIDLYSYYALVTTGKDYSFDNSNLDAGVAQTALTNRDLKWESTSIGDFGIDITAFNGFNITFDWYKKRTYDILREAQSNSLLGLKSPYINAGEMVNKGIEVSLAYNGYIKEGVFKGLNYNAGVFFDRTRNELTKYGADFIDSSKGLIYKEGLPYESYYGYEAIGIFRDEEDVANSPKQFNDKTLPGDIKYADISGPNGVPDGIVDENDRKVLDGRLPNFEYTINLGANWKGFDLSLMGQGVQGAKHYASGWGLRPFYQGTPISQDYIDNMWTEDHKDAKYPRLYFADLGGAKNQRESTYWLYNASYFRLKNLTFGYTLPKALTSKAKIERLRFYFSGDNLLTITKFPQGGDPERNYNSTKGTRLVYYPQNRIISFGVNLEF is encoded by the coding sequence ATGAAAAAGAGAATTAAGAAGGTCACTGTATCGTTTTGGCGATTATTATTATTAATGGTGGCATTTAACTCAAGTCTAAGTTTGTTCGCGCAAACACAGTCTGTCTCCGGAATCGTTCTGGATGAATTCGGGGAACCGATGATCGGAGTGTCTGTACTAGTAAAAGGAACAACCACAGGTATCATTACAGATGTAGACGGTAACTTTACCGTGTCGGCAAAAAATGGCGATGTCTTATTGGTAAAGTATCTTGGTTACAAAGACCAGGAAATAAAAATTACCGGTAATGGTCGTCTGAAAATTACTCTCCAGGAAGATACTCAGAATTTGGATGAAGTAGTTGTAGTAGGTTACGGTACGCAGAAGAAAGTAAACCTGACAGGTGCCGTTGCTGCTGTGACGGGTGAAGAAATAGCTAAACGACCGGTAGCAAACACTTCGACAATGTTACAAGGACAGATGCCGGGTCTGCGCATCACTTCCGACAAAGGGCAGCCGGGTAATGAAAATGTTCAGATCCGTGTACGTGGACAGGGTACATACTCGGGAACAGGCTCCAACCCATTAATCCTGATTAATGGAGTCGAGGGAGACTTGGCCTCCCTCGATCCAAACATTATTGAAAGTGTTTCAGTATTGAAGGATGCAGCTTCGGCGTCTATCTATGGTTCGCGTGCCGCAAACGGTGTAATTTTGATTACTACTAAAAATGGTTCGGAAACAAAAGACCGTATTTCAGTTCGTTACAATGGAAACTTTGCTGTTCACAATCCGACAAACTTGCTGGATGTGATTTGGGATTCTCCTACATATATGAAATATTTCAATATGGCAAAAGACAATTCCGGTGCTCCGGCAACAGACCGTTACTCGGATGAAATGATTGCGAATTACACGAATCCATCCGATCCGACTAAGTATCCGAGTTTCAACTGGCTGGATTATATGTTTGATCCTGCTTTCGTTCAGCAGCACAACTTGAGTGTTGCCGGTACGACTGGTAAAACTTCTTATAATGCTTCTTTAAGTATGGTCAATCAGCCTGGTACAATGAAAGGACAGAAGTTCAAACGTTACAATGCAACATTGGACCTGACTTCACAGGTAAATGATTGGATCAGATTCGGTATGTATTTTACGGGTAGCCGCAGTGATCGTCAGGAAACACGCCAGGGTGATACCGATGCTTATTTGTCTACTATTTCACAGGCCCCGACTTATATGCCTTGGTTACCGGATGATGGAACGGGTGTTAAGCGTTACACAATGAAAGCTTTTACTTTTGAAAGTAATAATAAAAACATGGTTGCTATCACTGAAACAGAGAACTTTAAAAACTATATAAATACAGATGTCAATGCGCAGGCTTGGTTGGAAGTTAGTCCTATCAAAGGTCTAAGCTGGTATACTAAGGGTGCTATGCGTTATAAACAACAGCATACAAAAGATTGGGGTGCATTGCCTACACCAGTTTATTATTATCATGACGGTGTTCAGAATGGTACTTTGAATACAAATGGTACGGGTTTAACTAGTAAAATGGATAATAGCTCTTACTACAACTTATATACTTATTTGAAATATGATTGGGCAACTCCTAATCAAGAACATGATTTCTCTGTAATGGCTGGTTATAACCTGGAATATTATAAATTAGATAATCTGGAAGGTTATCGCCAAAATTTTGACTTCCCGTTGCATGAACTGAATACTGGTATTTCTTCGGTACAGACCAATAAGGGGTATTCAGAAGAATGGGGTATTATGTCTGCTTTTTTCCGTGCTAACTATGCATTCAAACAACGTTATCTGTTAGAAGTGAATGCTCGGTACGATGGTTCTTCCCGCATTTCTTCGGATTCTCGCTGGGGTATCTTCCCTTCTTTCTCTTTGGGATGGCGTGTAAGCGAAGAAGAGTGGATGAAAGAACTGAACTGGGAATGGTTGAATAGCCTGAAATTACGTGGTTCATGGGGTATTTTGGGTAATCAGAATATTGATCTTTATTCTTACTATGCTTTAGTTACAACAGGTAAAGATTATAGCTTTGACAACTCAAATTTGGATGCAGGTGTGGCACAGACAGCTCTTACTAACCGTGATCTGAAATGGGAATCAACTTCTATAGGTGACTTTGGTATCGATATTACTGCTTTCAACGGTTTCAATATTACTTTTGACTGGTATAAGAAGAGAACATACGATATTCTTCGTGAAGCACAGAGTAATTCATTGTTAGGTTTGAAGTCTCCGTATATCAATGCCGGTGAAATGGTAAATAAAGGTATTGAAGTTTCGTTAGCTTATAATGGATATATCAAAGAAGGTGTATTTAAGGGGTTAAATTATAATGCCGGTGTATTTTTTGATCGTACGAGAAACGAATTGACGAAATACGGTGCAGATTTTATAGACTCTTCTAAAGGCTTGATCTATAAGGAGGGTTTGCCTTATGAGTCATATTATGGTTATGAAGCAATTGGTATTTTCAGAGATGAAGAGGATGTGGCTAATTCTCCTAAACAGTTTAATGACAAAACGTTGCCGGGGGATATCAAGTATGCAGATATCAGTGGTCCGAACGGAGTTCCGGATGGTATTGTTGATGAAAATGACCGTAAAGTTCTTGACGGGCGTTTACCGAATTTCGAATATACAATTAATCTGGGTGCCAACTGGAAAGGTTTCGACCTCTCTTTAATGGGACAAGGCGTACAGGGTGCCAAACATTATGCCAGCGGTTGGGGATTGCGTCCGTTCTATCAAGGAACGCCAATTTCACAGGATTATATTGATAATATGTGGACAGAAGATCACAAAGACGCTAAATATCCACGTTTATATTTTGCAGATTTAGGCGGAGCAAAGAACCAGCGTGAAAGTACTTACTGGTTGTATAATGCTTCTTATTTCCGTTTGAAGAACTTGACATTCGGTTATACATTGCCGAAAGCATTGACAAGTAAAGCGAAAATTGAACGTCTGCGTTTCTATTTCTCGGGTGATAACTTGTTAACGATTACCAAATTCCCGCAGGGTGGTGACCCGGAACGTAATTATAACTCTACGAAGGGTACACGTTTGGTTTATTATCCTCAGAACCGTATTATCTCATTCGGTGTAAATCTTGAATTCTAA
- the trmD gene encoding tRNA (guanosine(37)-N1)-methyltransferase TrmD — protein MRIDILTVLPEMIDGMINCSIVKRAQDKGLAEIHLHNLRDYTTNKWRRVDDYPFGGEAGMVMQIEPIDRAISALKSEREYDEVIYTSPDGETFNQPMANSMSLLNNMIILCGHYKGIDYRIREHLITKEISVGDYVLTGGELAAAIITDAVVRLIPGAIGDEQSALSDSFQDDLLAPPVYSRPAEYKGWKVPDVLLSGHQRKIDEWRLQQAHERTARLRPDLLKEK, from the coding sequence ATGCGTATCGACATACTTACCGTACTTCCTGAGATGATTGATGGAATGATTAATTGCTCCATCGTAAAGCGGGCACAGGACAAGGGCCTGGCTGAAATCCATTTACATAACCTGCGTGACTACACCACTAACAAATGGAGACGTGTCGACGATTATCCTTTTGGCGGCGAAGCCGGAATGGTGATGCAGATCGAACCCATCGACCGGGCTATCTCTGCCTTAAAAAGCGAACGGGAGTACGACGAAGTGATTTATACTTCGCCCGATGGTGAGACATTCAACCAACCGATGGCGAACAGTATGTCATTATTAAATAATATGATCATCTTATGCGGTCATTATAAGGGTATAGACTATCGCATCCGGGAACATCTGATCACCAAAGAGATATCGGTAGGCGATTATGTACTGACGGGCGGCGAACTGGCGGCTGCCATCATTACCGATGCGGTCGTACGGCTGATACCCGGTGCCATCGGTGACGAACAAAGTGCCCTTTCCGATTCTTTCCAGGATGATTTGCTGGCTCCGCCGGTTTATTCACGACCGGCAGAATATAAGGGATGGAAAGTTCCTGATGTCCTCCTTTCCGGACACCAGCGGAAAATAGACGAATGGCGTTTGCAGCAGGCACACGAACGGACTGCACGATTACGTCCGGACTTATTGAAAGAGAAATGA
- a CDS encoding SUMF1/EgtB/PvdO family nonheme iron enzyme, with protein MEKRLIILSACMAFSLSAFSQKQKKQVNTPASWPERIAVAKQNAYEQMKKSSLPVASKVIKARKAAEKFTADVTGLDEMVLYTWGTVDGTADDQAVWANARLIAADGSSVWLNDLKDTFKDTGTGRLVFNANAKDVPVVMAGKTYERTIMANANAQIVVPLDKKYVRFEAEIGLESRSSTGTVIFRLQGITGKELSEEIIAGFPGESAQFLPFAGGDMKALVTTYTSDIEKHIAQSVADLLADKSYFATRIAAADQEKELDKQVIAYLDIARDAMQVYELQESLSWLNVRAIEEAFNDMKRNKSFDQAANQSRLSTLKALVNKGFDGIYSNDATTIKEAKQALQLKRDILLANPELDMDKLIVGRYHIGTAARKINPPALGTQNNNWSNQSNASRRGFNAEIVELSNLRGDVQSRTIFKPDNGSSVPDLKLHWNADRVMFSMVDTDNRWQVFEVGMDGKGLKNLIESPEKDLEFFDATWLPSGKIMAVSNIGYNGVPCVNGNSEVGNMVLYNPEDKSLRRLTFDQDANWSPVVMNNGKVMYTRWEYTDLTHYFSRFVMHMNPDGTEQKALYGSGAYFPNSTFDAKPIPGQASGFIGIISGHHGVARSGRLILFDPSKGRKSTLGMVQELPFRDRKIEPIVKDRLVDDVWPQFIKPYPLNDKYFLVTAKLNPNALWGIYLVDVFDNLTLIAEYEGEGLIHPIPVRKTQVPPVIPDRTKPGTKEATVFIQDIYEGEGLKGVPRGTVKAFRVLAYEYAYNKTPSDHWAQGIQSGWDIKRLLGTVPVEEDGSALFSIPANTPISLQPLDSCGRAVQWMRSWLTGMPGETVSCIGCHEDQNQIPIPKRVVASTIKPHAITLPEGGQRPFTFDLEVQPILDRACIACHDGSNKLADFTGGTIDEFSGYGKSYLNLHPYVHRQGPEAEIEVLNPYEYHVSTSQLVKMLKTGHHGVELTDKEWKTLYNWIDFNAPYHGTFKANLFNGIEQISRRIELTDKYAGSGVDWQAEIRSYADYLSKQPKPSPVKPERQEYKDKDVKVKGWPFDADAAKAMLVKEQETKKSIELAPGIVMNFVRIPAGKFVMGTNRKHSDYSPANKQEVKKGFWMAEIEVSNEQFRTIFPDHNSRFVNQLWKDHVHEGYPANNPEQPAIRVSWEEAMAFCEKLSEKTGLKVTLPTEVQWEWACRAGSGDDFWYGALNTDFSRFENMGDKQLNKLAVRGVNPQPMSPNDSWYKYYTYQPKDNNVDDGNMLMVKGGGYQANPWGLYDMQGNIAEWTRSDYLPYPYNEKVQGNGVEKVVRGGSWTDHPKTSTAYYRKSYLPWQKVHNVGFRVIIED; from the coding sequence ATGGAAAAGAGATTAATTATTTTATCAGCCTGCATGGCTTTTTCACTTTCTGCCTTTTCCCAAAAGCAGAAAAAGCAAGTGAATACACCTGCTTCCTGGCCGGAAAGAATTGCCGTAGCCAAACAGAATGCCTATGAGCAAATGAAGAAAAGCTCTCTTCCGGTCGCATCCAAAGTGATCAAGGCTAGGAAAGCTGCTGAAAAGTTTACAGCCGATGTAACAGGGCTGGATGAAATGGTTCTTTACACCTGGGGGACTGTCGACGGTACAGCCGACGACCAGGCAGTATGGGCAAATGCCCGGCTGATTGCAGCCGACGGATCATCAGTTTGGCTGAATGACCTGAAAGATACATTTAAAGATACCGGCACAGGCCGTCTGGTCTTTAATGCCAATGCGAAAGATGTCCCGGTCGTTATGGCTGGGAAAACCTATGAGCGGACGATCATGGCGAATGCTAATGCACAGATCGTCGTGCCTTTGGATAAGAAATATGTCCGCTTTGAAGCTGAGATCGGACTGGAAAGCCGTTCTTCTACAGGAACAGTTATTTTCCGCTTACAGGGGATAACCGGAAAAGAGTTATCCGAAGAGATTATTGCCGGATTTCCGGGTGAATCGGCACAATTCCTTCCGTTTGCCGGAGGTGACATGAAAGCACTGGTCACAACCTACACATCCGACATAGAAAAACATATAGCTCAATCGGTCGCAGACTTGCTGGCGGATAAAAGCTATTTTGCAACTCGTATTGCTGCAGCCGATCAGGAAAAAGAGTTGGATAAACAGGTGATCGCTTATCTGGACATAGCACGGGATGCTATGCAGGTATACGAATTGCAGGAGTCTTTGAGCTGGCTGAATGTGCGGGCCATCGAAGAGGCTTTTAATGATATGAAACGTAACAAGTCATTTGACCAGGCTGCCAACCAATCCAGGCTTTCTACATTGAAAGCATTGGTAAATAAAGGATTTGACGGTATCTACTCAAATGATGCGACAACTATAAAGGAGGCAAAACAAGCCTTGCAGTTGAAACGTGATATCCTGCTGGCAAATCCGGAACTGGATATGGATAAATTGATCGTCGGCCGTTATCATATAGGGACGGCTGCACGGAAAATCAATCCGCCGGCATTAGGGACACAAAATAATAACTGGTCGAATCAAAGTAACGCTTCCCGTCGTGGGTTTAATGCAGAAATCGTCGAATTGTCGAATCTGCGTGGTGATGTTCAGTCGCGTACCATTTTCAAACCGGATAACGGATCGTCCGTACCTGACCTGAAATTGCATTGGAATGCAGACCGTGTGATGTTTTCGATGGTCGATACCGATAACCGCTGGCAGGTTTTCGAAGTCGGGATGGATGGAAAAGGATTGAAGAATCTGATCGAATCTCCCGAGAAAGATTTGGAGTTTTTTGATGCGACCTGGTTACCTTCCGGAAAGATCATGGCTGTATCCAATATCGGTTACAACGGTGTGCCCTGCGTGAACGGGAATTCCGAAGTCGGTAATATGGTTTTATATAATCCGGAAGATAAATCCTTGCGCCGTCTGACATTCGACCAGGACGCAAACTGGTCGCCGGTAGTGATGAATAACGGAAAGGTGATGTATACCCGCTGGGAATATACCGACCTTACCCATTATTTCTCCCGCTTCGTCATGCATATGAATCCCGACGGAACGGAACAGAAAGCCCTTTACGGCAGCGGCGCCTATTTCCCGAACAGTACTTTCGATGCGAAACCGATCCCGGGTCAGGCATCCGGCTTTATCGGAATTATCTCCGGACATCATGGCGTTGCCCGTTCAGGTCGTCTGATCCTGTTCGATCCGTCCAAAGGACGTAAATCGACATTGGGAATGGTTCAAGAGTTACCTTTCCGTGACCGGAAGATCGAACCGATTGTAAAAGACCGTTTGGTGGATGATGTATGGCCCCAGTTCATCAAACCTTATCCTCTGAACGATAAATATTTCCTGGTAACAGCCAAATTGAATCCGAATGCATTGTGGGGTATCTATTTGGTAGATGTATTCGACAACCTGACGTTGATTGCAGAATACGAGGGTGAAGGACTGATCCATCCGATACCGGTACGGAAAACGCAGGTTCCTCCTGTTATTCCGGATCGTACAAAACCCGGAACGAAAGAAGCAACTGTCTTTATTCAGGATATTTATGAAGGTGAAGGTTTGAAAGGTGTACCACGCGGTACGGTGAAAGCTTTCCGTGTACTTGCTTACGAATATGCTTATAACAAAACACCGTCCGACCATTGGGCACAGGGCATACAAAGCGGATGGGATATAAAACGCCTGCTGGGTACTGTTCCGGTAGAAGAAGACGGTTCGGCTTTGTTCTCCATACCGGCGAATACGCCAATCTCGCTTCAGCCGCTCGATTCATGCGGGCGTGCCGTGCAATGGATGAGAAGCTGGCTGACTGGTATGCCGGGTGAAACCGTTTCCTGCATCGGCTGTCATGAAGACCAAAATCAGATACCTATTCCGAAACGTGTGGTCGCTTCGACGATTAAACCGCATGCAATCACCTTGCCGGAAGGAGGACAACGTCCGTTTACATTTGATCTGGAGGTTCAGCCGATCCTGGACCGTGCTTGTATCGCCTGTCATGACGGTTCCAATAAATTAGCCGATTTCACCGGTGGTACTATCGATGAATTTTCCGGATATGGTAAAAGCTATCTGAACCTGCATCCGTATGTTCACCGTCAGGGACCGGAAGCTGAGATTGAAGTTCTGAATCCTTACGAATATCATGTATCTACCAGCCAGTTGGTCAAGATGTTGAAGACCGGTCATCATGGTGTGGAGTTGACAGATAAGGAATGGAAAACACTTTATAACTGGATTGACTTTAATGCTCCTTATCACGGTACGTTTAAAGCCAACCTGTTTAATGGCATCGAACAGATCAGCCGTCGTATAGAACTGACCGATAAATATGCAGGTTCGGGCGTTGACTGGCAGGCAGAGATTCGCAGCTATGCAGACTATCTGAGCAAGCAGCCGAAGCCGTCTCCCGTAAAACCTGAACGTCAGGAATATAAGGATAAAGACGTGAAAGTAAAAGGCTGGCCGTTTGATGCGGATGCAGCAAAAGCGATGTTGGTAAAAGAACAGGAAACGAAGAAAAGTATCGAGCTGGCTCCGGGTATCGTCATGAACTTTGTCCGTATCCCGGCAGGTAAATTCGTCATGGGGACTAACCGGAAGCATTCCGATTATTCACCGGCAAACAAGCAGGAAGTGAAAAAAGGTTTTTGGATGGCTGAGATCGAAGTAAGTAACGAGCAGTTCCGTACGATCTTCCCGGATCATAACAGCCGTTTCGTCAACCAACTTTGGAAAGACCATGTGCATGAAGGTTATCCGGCAAATAATCCGGAACAACCTGCTATCCGTGTCAGCTGGGAAGAAGCAATGGCATTCTGTGAGAAGTTAAGCGAAAAAACAGGGCTGAAAGTGACATTACCGACAGAGGTACAATGGGAATGGGCATGTCGTGCCGGTAGCGGAGACGATTTCTGGTACGGTGCATTGAATACCGATTTCTCCCGGTTTGAAAATATGGGTGACAAACAGTTGAATAAACTGGCGGTAAGAGGTGTAAATCCCCAGCCGATGAGTCCTAATGACTCCTGGTATAAATATTATACTTATCAGCCGAAGGATAATAATGTAGACGACGGCAATATGCTGATGGTAAAAGGTGGCGGTTATCAGGCAAACCCATGGGGATTGTATGATATGCAGGGTAACATTGCCGAATGGACCCGCTCGGATTATCTGCCTTACCCGTACAACGAGAAAGTACAGGGTAACGGAGTGGAGAAAGTGGTTCGTGGCGGTTCATGGACCGACCATCCGAAAACATCGACAGCATACTATCGTAAATCTTATCTGCCCTGGCAGAAAGTACATAATGTAGGTTTCCGTGTGATCATAGAAGATTGA